The Arachis ipaensis cultivar K30076 chromosome B05, Araip1.1, whole genome shotgun sequence nucleotide sequence CTGTTTGTATGCTGTAAGAAGAAGCAGTGGGGCATGCGCTATTTCTTTGTGAATGGACCAGAGTTTCCTGGTTTGGATCACAAATCCAGTGCATAAATACAGCTGAGTCAGTCAGGTCATTAGAGAATTGGTCACAGAAAATTCTACAGAGAATTAAAAAACAACCAGAGGAAGAAAGTGAGAACTACTGGAGCAGAGTAGGACAACTACTATGGACAATTTGGAAGTCCGAAAAACAAGACAACATTACAGCACAAACAACCAGATCTTAGTACAAGAATTCTCAATGCTAAGATTCAAGAAAGGAGTACAACAAGATTGTCAATTCAAATGTCATATGTAAACAAGCCAGGACCAGGAATAAATTACCTATAACGTGGCGAGTTCCTCTAGAGGATTGGATTAAGGTCAATGTGGAATTGTGGATACACATTCTCGGACATAATCAAATCAAGAGCAACAACAGTAGTCTTCAAAGATTCATAGGGTCGATTGTTAGCAGGACTAACAGAAAAAGTTAAAGCAAGTTTAAGCTTAACGACAGAAGCTTTAACAACAAAAAGGCTCTAATTTTAGTAAAGAACCTGGACGTGGGAAGAATCATCATCTAGTCAGATTGTCTATCTTTGATCGAAGCGCTAAAGAGTAGAGAAAACCTGTGGAAAATCCAACCAATTCTCCAACAcagaagaaaaattagaaaaagtCTCCCGAATTGTGGATTCACATGGATGTCCAAAACCTAACTTAAAAAAATGAGACAtatcaaaaatcataaaaaaaatccaaaacctaAAAGAAAGACATATATAAAAATgtacaaaatatataaaaaaagacaTCTCTAAAATTTAAGAGAAAGAAACATCTAAAACAAATAATAAGAATTATctaaaatttataataagaagaaaaaaaatactgttgtaaaaaaatatccaaaacctaataaaaaaaacatctgaaatgtaacaaaaaaaaattttttaaatttaacaaaaatgagatattcaaaatcattaaaaataTTCGAAACTAAGTAAGaaaacatctaaaattattaaaacaTTCAAAACATATCGGTTACAAAAAAAAACAttcaaaatataagaaaaaaacatCTAAATCTAAAAAAAGAACCATCTAAAACTagtaaaaaaatatccaaaataaaaaagaaaaagatgatgatgattttctcaCCAAAATTCTACCACCAATCCTTTTCTTATTAATGTTTTTAAATTAGGATTGTTAGCCATTCTAGCTTGAGGAGGGTGTtacctaaattatttttgtaCCAATAGTAAATATAGActtatttgttatatttttttgtggaagtacataaggagtacatagtatataaaatatattaactgaacagatttaaaaaaaaaattcattcttTTAATATTGAgaataacttatttttttttcctttcttaatcCTTTGTGGTTCATGAAAATATCAATATCACAGCTTGaacaacttaaaatataaaatctTTTTTATCCAAAAAAATAATTCATTCTCCAATAATTAATAttcttttcaattctaaattGGCACATCTTTTCTATGATGTGGTTGTCTAATTCTATCCCACCCAATATTTTCCACCCCTCCCTCTCATTTTTTAAGGCATCAATTACGAACAAAATTGCAtttgcaaaatgaatctctataCACTCGAGACGATTTcatgaataattgattattaaCAAACAATTAAAAGATTGTGAATCATATCATATCCGCTGAAAATTAGTTTCAATGACCAAatctaaacaaaaaaaatcttCTAATTAAGATCCCACTACCAACGAAGCTTCCAGGATAACTCTTCTCCGAACACTTATCCAGCCCTCGAATTCTGACCAATCTGGCAATCCCTGCTCCGTCACTAGCCGCGGTAGCCAATCCCCCGGCGACAAAACAGTGGTGACAGCAGAATCAGTCACCGTGGAAGTGAAATCCCAATCAGGAAAGTCAAAGTTACTTTTGGGCGAGATTTCGTTATGGATCAAAGCATCATGGTTGTCTTCATCGGCGAGAAACGGGTGGTTGACGAGCATCTCCGCCGTCCACCTCTCCCTGGGATCCTTAACGAAACACTTTCTCAAAAAGTCTTTCCCCTGTTCGGACAAGTCCTCCGGAATCACCGGAATTTCTTCACCAACTCCAATCCGAATTAGCAGCGACCACATGTTGGACCCACTCTTAACATTCCACGCTGGCTTTCCGGTGAGCATCTCCACGGCAGCGCATCCAAGGGCCCATATATCCGCGGGAGACTCGTACTCGTTATCATTCACCGACTCAGGGGACATGTAGAGAGGCGTTCCCCTGCACTCCCACTTCTTGTCTCCACGCTGCACTGCACCTTTCTCCTTCGCGAGCCCGAAATCCGAGATCTTCACCTCGCCATCTTCGAACACAAGCATGTTATGAAGCTTAATATCGCAGTGAATGAACCCATTCTCGTGAATGTGTTTCAACCCTTCCATGACGGACCTCACGTACCTTCTTACTTGTTTCTCATCGAACATCCCACCTTGATTCTTCTTCATCTGATCAGCGAGTGTACCGTTCGAAGCGTATTCGAGGAAGATGTTGTAAAACGACTCACCGTTTTCGACGGTGGTGTCGTGGCCCAAGCACTTAACGATTCGAGGACAAGAAGAACCGAGGCGGTTAAGGACGTGTTCCTCATTAACGAGGAGGGAGGAGGTGAAACGATCGGAGGACTTAACGGCAACCGGAATGTGGAACGGAAGGGAAGGGTTTTTGGGTGTGGCTAAACTGACGGTGGCGAAGCTTCCACTGCCGAGGGTTGGTCCTCGAATCCAGTCCATGATTGTGAAGAATAAGAATGTATATGTGTTTACAGTTAAGGAATTGAATGAGGTTAACTGTGTTGGTGTGTGTTTATAGCGTTTGGAGAAGGAGGGAAGGCTTCTCAACAATTGCGTCGTTCTGCACATTAAGAAAATGTTGGTTGTCACTGATTGATTCAACGAATGAAATCAACAATGAATGAAGAACAATTCGGCGCGTGTGACTCAGGATATTGCATTGCATTtatctaatacttttatttttattattagaaatttaccaaacataataaaaaataaaaaaaattatttttttcattgaaaaaaatatcgtttttttatcgatttaatggcgcccaaacaagcactAAATAGTAGACATGTATGTCTTTCCATCAATTAGGGCTGGCAATGAGTAGAGTATGATAGGTTTGGGCTCTACCATAACCCTACTTGCACTCTAAAGTTTTAAATCCTATAGACAACCATATTCGAACGGATTGGTTCGGGTTGGGTATTCGTGAATAGAATATAGATTGCCAGTCCTACCGTTAATAGATAGTGCAAAACAAAATTGAATTATCCATGTATTTCATTATCTACAATGGTGTGTGTTTTGTTATTGTACATGagtataaaaataatatagtttTGGACAGTAAAACATTCATTATCTATTGAGTTTTTACATAACCCTTATTAACTGTTCTATTTATTAACAAATTCTACTAAAACAGATAAAGTTTTGTTCTAAAAATTATTATCTCCATAACAATTTTTTATAAATAGATATATCATAATAGTTGACAGTATATATAAGGactactttttaaatttttttagagattaatttaattaatctaaaattaaaatctttaaaatctAATGGTCACCTTATTCCAAAATTTATAACTCTCTTTTTCTTACACAACTCCGTcccaaattttaatatttctctGTTTCAAGTTCTACATCTTTTTTCATCTTCACCCATTAATCTTTCTATTTTATTCCCTAACTTCTATAACTACTTCCtctgaaacttatttaaaaatattttaataaatcaaaattaaaattatatacatAGGAGATATTGACTACTCGTGCGCATTTGTTATCCGATTCTTGATTAGATTATATTGAATTCTCTTAGGTTTCGTATAGATTTTTTATTAGACGATTCCCTGCAGTGTGACTAGCACTACCTCCTTCCTCTTTCTTGACTTTTCATCTAAAATCTGGTTCTTATACTTTATAGTTTTATTGTTGACCCAATTTAATAGAAAAAGTACCcaatgaaattcaaataaaaGAGACTGCCAGCATAGACGTAGCCGTAGGACTTTATATAAGAAAAGTTGCAAAGTAAAGAATTATTAAGAATGCATGAAAGAAGAGAATTTGTTACCTGATGAGAGAGGTCAAAGAGATTGTTATATAGAATGGAGAGTTAGTGAAGAGGAGTATAATGAATTTTGCATATTGTAATTGTATGTTGAGAGTAAATTTTTTCACTCAAACAAGGAAATTAGTTACTCAtacacttaaattttttttacataattcTATAGTCATTATCTCATACAATATCATCTCTATTTGATAATTgattttgttatttaattttgttactgGCCTTGCTATTTTGAGATAGGTGATCCAACATCTCACTAGTTTATTAAACAAATATCGGAAATTTTAATATCACTTTGTGTATGTAGTAGTTTATTGGCCAACGACAAATTCTTAAATAGAATTTCAATCTACGAAGAATAATTCTTGACTTACCAAAttagaaaaaactaaaaaacaaaaacaatatattttttataaattcgaATTTACTAGTTTAGATGTCTATTCCAATATAGGTATGCAAAAACTTTTAATCTTATATATTGATATAATAACAGATCTTTAGATATTTGACACTTAAATCACATATAGTTTAGTTACTAAATCCCTTTTAAAACGGAAAGATATGACAATTTTATTGTTAAGCTAGCTCTTTTAATTTGGGACACTGTTGAAAGGTGTTAGCGAATTGATTGTAATATAAAAGGATAGTCAAAAGAGTTTTGAGACCCAAAATGTACTACTCCTCAAGCAAAACTTTTAGGATTGGAATTATTGACCATGATGGTAAAATTCTCCCCGAATTAATCCAACTTTCACTAAGCGGGCTCTAATTAAGTAgcaaaatatatctttttttccCGATAAACTAGCAAAATGTATCTATTTTTATTTGGGacagaaacacacaacaaaaaatttagattatgcattttttattatatccttTTATGATAGATTATATATTTTGACGTCAAACTTGCTTTTGTGACGTATTTTGatatcaatttatatttttttatcaaatattttttaaaaatattatataatcaataatacaaaaaattaaaatttaatgattatttattttaaaaattataaataattttaatattctatttcatatatttttagtaattattattatgatttttctttatattttcgtGAGTTAAttatcaataatcaataatactAATTCTATAACGAATTACATTTTAACGCTAAATATGCTAAAAATAGACATATTTTGGGTATACACTAATTATTCAAGAAAACATAGTTCTAACAGAATctatgaaaaaattaaaataagatacaGGAAGACAAAGAAACAAATATATATGACAACTACATAATATCTAGGGCAATTTacgtaaataaaatatttggatTTTAATTTTATGCAAATACAACTTTTAAAATACGAAAACGTAAATgcattttttcatatttttatagAAATTACTACTGGTAGCAGCGGTTTATAGAAGAACATAATCTGCTATAAGTAGTCGCATATTACGTGATTAGGGTACAACACAGAAATCACTATAGGCAGCAGCAGTTTCTGTTGATAGAGAATGTGCATAAACCGCTAGTGGCAGTAGTGGTTTACGTTGAGGGTGATTGTCTATGTAACTGATTTTATATTTCAATCCCGCTACATTACCAATAGCATTTTTGCTAacttcttccaactctgattTATAACGGtatttaatggaagtgtctttgtggatgtgtttaataaaaataattatttttatagctGTGTATAATGGAAATGTCTTTATAGAtgtattttctggatgtgtctctttatacatgtttttaaaataaataattaattattgttggtaataagttggcagatagtatattggtaccctatacttttccttaagcaagcaagcatataatGGAACGTTAAGCCCACTCAGAATCTTGTAGATGATGGTTATAAGCAGTTTTCTATGATCATTCACTCTTCATCAAGAAACAATCCGAAATTTTTACTGTCATTCTAGTATATGTTGATGACTTAGTTTTGACTGGAAATGACATTTGGCGAAATCAATACCATCAGGCAAAATTTAGATGACAAATTCAAAATGAGGGATGATAGGGGGtcagcaattttggtgttttataaccatcaattggccatcaatagtatttttaatggtatgagattacatctaatggtaggagatcactcacttttgttttaatggttaagtgctggtcagaaaacacaaaagttgctgcccctagacttttccattcAAAATAAAGGATTTTGGTGATCTCAAGTACTTCTTAGAAACTCTCTTGTTAGCTGTAAGAGTAAGAAGCAAACCACAAACAACTCCTCTGCAAAAGCTGAATATAATCTCTTACTGTTATCACTTGTGAAGTTAGttggttattttttttaatgaatttcaTTAGTTTGTTGCTTCAAAAGTCTATCACTCTGTGACAACCAGCCATTCACATTCTCAATAATCCTATTTCTCATGAAAGAACCACGTAAAAAGCCATTTGTCTGGTCATCTGATATCAGTTCATTCCAAAGACAAATTTGGTGATTTTCTCACCAAAACTCGCCATCGCATCCTTTTCTTACTAATGTTTCTAAGCTAGGATTGTTACCCATTCCAGCTTGCTGGAGGGTATtacctaaattatttttgtatcaATAGTAGATGTAggcttatttgttattttttttatgggAGTACATAATAAGTACATGGTATATAAAGTGTAATAACTGaacagatttaaaaaaaaaattaattctctttaacaatgaaaataatttatttttctttctctcttaatCCCTTCTAATTCATCAATCTATCAATATCACAGTTTGAAcaacttaaaacatgaaattttcttcatccacaaaaattaaaaataattcactcTCCAATAATTAATACTCTTTTCAATTCTAAATTGGCACATCTTTTCTATGATGCGGTTGTCTAATTCTATCCCACCCAATATTTTTTACCCCTCCCTCTCATTTTTGTTAATAATCAATTTTTATTCTCTTTAACGAcgagaataatttatttttctttctcttttgatcCATTTTAGTTCATCAAACTATCAATATCATAATTTGAACAACTTAAAACATAAAATTTTCTTCAtccacaaaattaaaaataattcactcTCCAATAATTAATATTCTTTCCAATTCTAAATTGGCACATCTTTTTTATAATGTGGTTGTCCAATTCTATCCCACCCAATATTTTTCACTCATCCCTCTCATTTTTGAAGGCATCAATTACGAACAAAATTGCATTTGCAAAATGAATCTCTCTACACTCGAGACGGTTAcatgaataattgattattaaCAAACAATTAAATGATTGTGAATCATATCATATTCGCTGAAAATGAGTTTCAATGACCAAatctaaacaaaaaaaatcttCTAACTAAGATCCCACTGCTAACGAAGCTTCCAGGATAACTCTTCTCCGAACACTTATCCAGCCCTCCGATTCTGACCAATCCGGCGATCCCTGCTCCGTCACTAGCCGTGGTAGCCAATCCCCCGGCGACGAAACAGTGGTGACAGCAGAATCAGTCACCGTCGAAGTGGAATCCCAATCAGGAAAGTCAAAGTTACTTCTGGGCGAGATTTCGTTATGAATCAAAGCATCATGGCTGTCTTCGGCGAGAAACGGGTGGTTGAGGAGCATCTCTGCCGTCCACCTCTCCCTGGGATCCTTAACGAAACACTTTCTCAAAAAGTCCTTCCCCTGTTCGGACAAGTCCTCCGGAATCACCGGAATTTCTTCACCGACTCCAATCCGAATTAGCAGCGACCACATGTTGGACCCACTCTTAACATTCCACGCTGGCTTTCCGGTGAGCATCTCCACGGCGGCGCATCCAACGGCCCATATATCCGCCGGAGACTCGTACTCGTTATCATTCACCGACTCAGGGGACATGTAGAGAGGCGTTCCCCTGCACTCCCACTTCTTGTCTCCACGCTGCACTGTCGCACCTTTCTCCTTCGCGAGCCCGAAATCCGAGATCTTCACCTCGCCATCTTCGAACACAAGCATGTTCTGAAGCTTAATATCGCAGTGAATGAACCCATTCTCGTGAATGTGCTTCAACCCTTCCATGACGGACCTCGCGTACCTTCTTACTTGTTTCTCATCGAACCTCCCACCTTGATTCTTCTTCATCTGATCAGCGAGCGTACCGTTGGAAGCATATTCGAGGAAGATGTTGTAAAACGACTCACCGTTTTCGACCGTAGTGTCGTGACCCAAGCACTTAACGATTCGAGGACAAGAAGAACCGAGGCGGTTAAGGACGTGTTCCTCGTTAACAAGGAGGAAGGAGGTGAAACGATCGGAGGACTTAACGGCAACCGGAATGTGGAACGGAAGGGAAGGGTTCTTGGGTGTGGCTAAACTGACGGTGGCGAAGCTTCCACTGCCGAGGGTTGGTCCTCGAATCCAGTCCATGATTCTGAAGAACAAGAATGTGTATGTGTTTGCGGTTAAGGAATTGAATGAAGTTAACTATGTTGGTGTGTGTGTTTATAGCGTTTAGAGAAGAAGAGAAGGCTTCTCAACAATTGCGTCGTTCTGCACATTAAGAAAGTGTTGGTTGTCACTGATTGATTCAACGAATGAAATCAACAATAAATGAAGAACAATTTGGCGCGTGTGACACAGGATATTGCATTGCATTTATATAAGGTAATGACGCGTGActtgatatttattttttaatattt carries:
- the LOC107641671 gene encoding mitogen-activated protein kinase kinase kinase 3-like, with product MDWIRGPTLGSGSFATVSLATPKNPSLPFHIPVAVKSSDRFTSFLLVNEEHVLNRLGSSCPRIVKCLGHDTTVENGESFYNIFLEYASNGTLADQMKKNQGGRFDEKQVRRYARSVMEGLKHIHENGFIHCDIKLQNMLVFEDGEVKISDFGLAKEKGATVQRGDKKWECRGTPLYMSPESVNDNEYESPADIWAVGCAAVEMLTGKPAWNVKSGSNMWSLLIRIGVGEEIPVIPEDLSEQGKDFLRKCFVKDPRERWTAEMLLNHPFLAEDSHDALIHNEISPRSNFDFPDWDSTSTVTDSAVTTVSSPGDWLPRLVTEQGSPDWSESEGWISVRRRVILEASLAVGS
- the LOC107641670 gene encoding mitogen-activated protein kinase kinase kinase A-like, encoding MCRTTQLLRSLPSFSKRYKHTPTQLTSFNSLTVNTYTFLFFTIMDWIRGPTLGSGSFATVSLATPKNPSLPFHIPVAVKSSDRFTSSLLVNEEHVLNRLGSSCPRIVKCLGHDTTVENGESFYNIFLEYASNGTLADQMKKNQGGMFDEKQVRRYVRSVMEGLKHIHENGFIHCDIKLHNMLVFEDGEVKISDFGLAKEKGAVQRGDKKWECRGTPLYMSPESVNDNEYESPADIWALGCAAVEMLTGKPAWNVKSGSNMWSLLIRIGVGEEIPVIPEDLSEQGKDFLRKCFVKDPRERWTAEMLVNHPFLADEDNHDALIHNEISPKSNFDFPDWDFTSTVTDSAVTTVLSPGDWLPRLVTEQGLPDWSEFEGWISVRRRVILEASLVVGS